The genomic region CAGGCAATACTGATAAGAATAAATCTTTTATAATTGAAGAATACGAGATTAAATCTCTCAACAGTTATTTCAAAGATTCCGATATCATTACAATATCAGAATTAATGAAATATTATTAGCACTTGTTGAGTTATGTATAGTTGAATAGATTTATATTTTGAAATTGTTAGGATCTAATTATTATATTTAAATGTTTGGAAAAGTATTTTAAGTTTGAATAATATTTTCTTATCTAATTATATAGTTGGGGTTAGATATATTATGGAGACTTCTCTTGGTATTGAAGAAAATGTTGAGGCAGCCTTATCATATGTGCTTGGATGGATTACTGGTATAATATTCTTAGTTCTTGAAAAGAAAAGCGAATTTGTCAGGTTCCATGCAATGCAGTCAACTATAACATTCCTTGGATACACGATTATATTAATTATTCTGGATGTTCTAGCATTAATACCATTTATTGGCTTGGTCTTTGTTTTTCTAGGCTGGCTTGTTTGGATATTAGCTATTATAACAGCGATCATATGTATATTGAAGGCTTTAAAAGGAGAAAAATATAAGTTGCCAATAGTTGGAGACCTAGCTGAAAAATATTTAGCGAAATATACATCTAGTGTACAATCAGCT from Staphylothermus marinus F1 harbors:
- a CDS encoding DUF4870 domain-containing protein, with amino-acid sequence METSLGIEENVEAALSYVLGWITGIIFLVLEKKSEFVRFHAMQSTITFLGYTIILIILDVLALIPFIGLVFVFLGWLVWILAIITAIICILKALKGEKYKLPIVGDLAEKYLAKYTSSVQSA